A region from the Streptomyces sp. NBC_01445 genome encodes:
- a CDS encoding MerR family transcriptional regulator: MRIGELAAQAGITKDTIRFYEKLGLVTGRRLTNGYRDFPPETVTWLHYIRTAQALGFSLAEIAQHGEELRDAPDTAEALSALLKGKIQVIDTRMAELAALRADLEVRVGTGCPLQAPH; this comes from the coding sequence ATGCGTATCGGAGAGCTGGCCGCCCAGGCGGGCATCACGAAGGACACCATTCGGTTCTACGAGAAACTCGGCCTCGTCACAGGTCGACGGCTGACCAACGGCTATCGCGACTTCCCACCTGAGACGGTGACCTGGCTGCACTACATCCGCACCGCGCAGGCGCTCGGATTCTCACTGGCGGAGATCGCACAGCACGGCGAGGAACTGCGCGACGCGCCGGATACCGCGGAAGCACTGTCTGCGTTGCTCAAGGGGAAGATCCAAGTCATCGACACGCGCATGGCCGAACTCGCCGCACTTCGAGCGGACCTTGAGGTGCGCGTCGGCACCGGATGCCCGTTGCAGGCGCCTCATTGA